A region from the Lentimonas sp. CC4 genome encodes:
- the nirD gene encoding nitrite reductase small subunit NirD, which translates to MSDTLEQTTWIEAGSEADFPEGLGICIQHDALQIAVFHFNTDEWYAVQNQSPYNGQMVLSRGLTGTQNGEPKVACPLHKHTFSLRTGEFLGEGELASLVTYPVKRENGRVYLQV; encoded by the coding sequence ATGTCAGACACACTTGAACAAACAACTTGGATCGAAGCCGGCAGCGAAGCCGACTTCCCCGAAGGCCTCGGCATCTGCATCCAACACGACGCACTGCAGATCGCCGTCTTCCACTTCAACACCGACGAATGGTATGCCGTGCAAAACCAGAGCCCGTATAACGGACAAATGGTGCTATCCCGCGGCCTAACGGGCACCCAAAACGGAGAGCCCAAGGTTGCATGTCCGCTGCACAAGCACACCTTCTCACTCCGCACGGGCGAGTTTCTCGGCGAAGGCGAGCTAGCCAGCCTGGTCACCTATCCCGTAAAACGCGAAAACGGCCGCGTTTACCTACAGGTCTAA